A stretch of Corynebacterium timonense DNA encodes these proteins:
- a CDS encoding peptidoglycan DD-metalloendopeptidase family protein, whose product MVTMPVQRGFEVTSPFGPRWGTTHWGTDFGLTGGSGGKPVFAVKDGTVTRAGAASGFGQWVTVDHPAANGGGETVYGHVIPEVRVGQKVREGQRIARINPDSRTNGGVAPHLHLEWHRYSWSPPGPNRLDPMTMLRGASWPGDPAPQAPAPPQRKAPAMNVLDWSPRFSFGKPRPTHQIKNIIIHVTVNAPGTPAENVANYQIRSQSGSYHELSDTTIKHLIENTDDWLTWSSGNYGNNIGLHRSFVLWGTETRVQWLQYDRMLREAAKRDAEWCRKYNIPPIKLSAADLRAGKKGFAGHLETGQAWGGTDHVDPGIGFPWDVYLGYVRDNLNPPKETPNVLTPNFFTDFIKGFIGPLISDAKDIRQQLTGGRDAGQYGGWSVSQLVDNASSKPGDYATVPEMLALVLTRQDELKAELAELKNIKEGR is encoded by the coding sequence ATGGTCACGATGCCGGTTCAGCGCGGCTTCGAAGTCACAAGCCCATTCGGCCCGAGGTGGGGCACCACCCACTGGGGTACCGACTTCGGGCTCACAGGCGGGTCGGGCGGGAAACCGGTTTTCGCGGTGAAGGACGGCACCGTCACCAGGGCCGGGGCCGCCAGTGGCTTCGGCCAGTGGGTGACGGTCGACCACCCAGCGGCCAACGGGGGAGGGGAAACCGTCTACGGTCACGTCATCCCCGAGGTGCGCGTCGGCCAGAAGGTGCGCGAGGGGCAGCGCATCGCCCGCATCAACCCCGACTCCCGCACCAACGGCGGGGTCGCCCCGCACCTCCACCTGGAGTGGCACCGCTACTCGTGGTCTCCCCCGGGGCCTAACCGCCTCGACCCCATGACCATGCTCCGCGGAGCCAGCTGGCCAGGCGACCCCGCCCCACAGGCACCTGCACCACCACAACGGAAAGCCCCCGCCATGAACGTCCTCGATTGGTCGCCGCGCTTCAGCTTCGGCAAACCCCGCCCCACACACCAGATTAAGAACATCATCATCCACGTCACCGTGAATGCCCCCGGCACACCGGCGGAGAACGTAGCCAACTACCAAATCCGCTCGCAGTCCGGCTCCTACCACGAATTGTCGGACACGACGATCAAGCACCTCATCGAGAACACCGACGACTGGCTCACCTGGTCCAGCGGCAACTACGGCAACAACATTGGCCTGCACCGTTCCTTCGTCCTGTGGGGCACCGAAACCCGCGTCCAATGGCTCCAATACGACCGGATGCTGCGCGAAGCCGCGAAACGCGACGCCGAATGGTGCCGAAAGTACAACATCCCCCCAATCAAACTCTCAGCCGCTGACCTACGCGCCGGGAAGAAAGGATTCGCCGGCCACTTGGAAACCGGCCAGGCGTGGGGCGGCACCGACCACGTCGACCCCGGCATTGGCTTCCCGTGGGACGTCTACCTCGGTTACGTCCGCGACAACCTCAACCCACCTAAGGAGACCCCCAACGTGCTCACCCCCAACTTCTTCACCGACTTCATCAAAGGCTTCATCGGCCCCCTCATCTCCGACGCGAAGGACATCCGCCAGCAGCTCACCGGCGGCCGCGACGCTGGGCAGTACGGCGGTTGGTCCGTCTCCCAGCTCGTTGACAACGCGAGCTCCAAACCCGGTGACTACGCGACCGTGCCGGAAATGCTGGCACTCGTTCTCACCCGTCAAGACGAACTCAAGGCCGAGCTCGCCGAACTCAAGAACATCAAGGAAGGACGATAA
- a CDS encoding Gp37-like protein: MVEPRFGTNPLNITVHNNDYTDARRIGHYISAKFTEEFGFTAGTGELVVEASHPLAGRLMQADKDVVPITCEYNGWRWTGRVQSYEASGKPGREVVTCTLVSDEIQLAHLLAMSSPRLPLALQKKRDYQNGPLLQVVHHYLLENLARTDLPTYLFMPPPRHLDKSPKVDVSARMTYMPDLLRDVLDEHDYGLTVRMWWPGQPFPTGKMVPLGVQGQSMLEVSRLTPVGDVLNQTLEVGENSARARRAEADNAMNPTGGSLFKPTSPGIIIQVTPIREREHVRFSTGSGEVESITLSGKGTGPVRAVVGGKSDDWVNELMGLGIDFAVQGIITAIGGALGSVLGPGGTAIGGIVGGMIGSVLKNQTEDTVFAFTDRVDVRRRAAEGPFHLRESFTSSSAGVFTYDTSALAERALLEAQGGQTIEMKMVDGCSKILGDDSTADNGKPIHGYRVGDRVQLHEHLSGATLTDIITGVEIVDEVGSRVRVTPRVGKRRNLTNPYLKMVEGMNDIFSTIRDLGLAT, encoded by the coding sequence ATGGTAGAACCACGGTTCGGCACGAACCCCCTGAATATCACCGTCCACAACAACGACTACACCGACGCCCGCCGCATCGGCCACTACATCAGCGCGAAGTTCACCGAGGAATTCGGGTTCACCGCCGGAACGGGCGAGCTAGTCGTGGAAGCGTCGCACCCACTGGCGGGGCGTCTCATGCAGGCCGACAAGGATGTTGTGCCGATCACCTGCGAGTACAACGGGTGGCGGTGGACAGGACGCGTCCAGTCCTACGAGGCGTCCGGCAAACCCGGCCGTGAAGTTGTGACCTGCACGCTGGTATCGGACGAGATTCAGCTGGCACACCTGCTGGCCATGTCTTCGCCGAGACTGCCGCTCGCGCTTCAGAAAAAGCGGGACTACCAGAACGGGCCGCTGCTCCAGGTGGTGCACCACTACCTGCTGGAGAACCTGGCGCGCACTGACCTGCCGACCTACCTGTTCATGCCGCCGCCGCGCCACCTGGATAAGTCCCCGAAGGTGGATGTGTCGGCCCGCATGACCTACATGCCCGATCTGCTGCGCGACGTCCTCGACGAGCACGACTACGGGTTGACGGTGCGTATGTGGTGGCCGGGGCAGCCCTTCCCGACGGGCAAAATGGTGCCGCTGGGTGTGCAAGGCCAGTCGATGCTGGAGGTCTCCCGCCTCACCCCTGTCGGCGACGTCCTCAATCAGACACTGGAGGTGGGCGAGAACTCAGCGCGGGCCAGGCGCGCCGAAGCCGACAACGCCATGAACCCCACCGGCGGGTCCCTGTTCAAACCGACGAGCCCCGGCATCATCATCCAGGTCACTCCCATCCGCGAGAGGGAGCATGTGCGCTTCTCCACCGGCTCGGGCGAGGTCGAGTCGATTACCCTGTCGGGGAAGGGCACCGGCCCTGTGCGCGCCGTCGTGGGCGGCAAATCCGACGATTGGGTCAACGAGCTCATGGGCCTCGGCATCGACTTCGCGGTGCAGGGCATCATCACCGCGATTGGTGGTGCTCTGGGGTCTGTGTTGGGCCCGGGCGGAACGGCCATCGGCGGCATCGTCGGCGGGATGATCGGCTCCGTGCTGAAGAACCAGACGGAGGACACGGTGTTTGCGTTCACCGACCGGGTGGATGTGCGGCGTCGCGCTGCGGAGGGACCGTTCCACCTGCGCGAGAGTTTCACCAGCTCCAGCGCGGGTGTGTTCACGTACGACACCTCCGCCCTCGCGGAGCGAGCTCTCCTGGAGGCGCAGGGCGGGCAAACCATCGAGATGAAGATGGTAGACGGCTGCTCCAAGATTCTCGGCGACGATTCCACCGCCGACAACGGCAAGCCGATCCACGGCTACCGGGTGGGCGACCGGGTGCAGCTGCACGAGCACCTGTCGGGAGCGACGCTGACGGACATCATCACGGGGGTAGAGATCGTCGACGAGGTGGGTTCGCGGGTGAGGGTGACCCCGCGGGTCGGGAAGAGACGCAACCTCACGAACCCCTACTTGAAGATGGTGGAGGGGATGAACGACATCTTCTCCACGATCCGCGACCTGGGGCTGGCGACGTAG